From a region of the Equus przewalskii isolate Varuska chromosome 2, EquPr2, whole genome shotgun sequence genome:
- the MRPL20 gene encoding large ribosomal subunit protein bL20m isoform X1: MVFLTVPLWLRSRLTDRYWRVQEVLRHARHFRGRKNRCYRLAVRAVTRAFVKCTRARRLKRRSMRTVSGPGDERKTGLWIRRITAASQEHGLKYPVFVGNLIKCQVELNRKVLADLAIYEPKTFKSLAALAKRRRQEGFAAALGDGKEPEGIFSRVVQYH, translated from the exons ATGGTCTTCCTCACGGTGCCGCTCTGGCTGCGGAGCCGCCTCACCGACCGCTACTGGCGGGTCCAGGAGGTGCTGAGGCACGCGCGGCACTTCCGGGGGAGGAAGAATCGGTGCTACCGGCTGGCCGTGCGGGCTGTGACGAGAGCGTTTGTGAAATGCACGCGAGCCCGCAGGCTGAAGAGGAGGAGCATGAGGACGGTGAGCGGGCCGGGGGACGAGCGGAAGACGGGG CTCTGGATCCGTCGGATCACAGCTGCCTCCCAGGAGCACGGTCTCAAGTACCCGGTCTTCGTCGGCAACTTAATTAAG TGCCAAGTGGAGCTCAACAGGAAAGTGCTTGCAGATCTAGCCATCTACGAACCAAAGACTTTTAAATCTTTGGCTGCTTTGGCCAAAAGGAGGCGACAGGAAGGATTTGCTGCTGCCTTGGGGGACGGGAAGGAGCCTGAAGGCATATTTTCCAGAGTGGTGCAGTACCACTGA
- the MRPL20 gene encoding large ribosomal subunit protein bL20m isoform X2 — MVFLTVPLWLRSRLTDRYWRVQEVLRHARHFRGRKNRCYRLAVRAVTRAFVKCTRARRLKRRSMRTLWIRRITAASQEHGLKYPVFVGNLIKCQVELNRKVLADLAIYEPKTFKSLAALAKRRRQEGFAAALGDGKEPEGIFSRVVQYH; from the exons ATGGTCTTCCTCACGGTGCCGCTCTGGCTGCGGAGCCGCCTCACCGACCGCTACTGGCGGGTCCAGGAGGTGCTGAGGCACGCGCGGCACTTCCGGGGGAGGAAGAATCGGTGCTACCGGCTGGCCGTGCGGGCTGTGACGAGAGCGTTTGTGAAATGCACGCGAGCCCGCAGGCTGAAGAGGAGGAGCATGAGGACG CTCTGGATCCGTCGGATCACAGCTGCCTCCCAGGAGCACGGTCTCAAGTACCCGGTCTTCGTCGGCAACTTAATTAAG TGCCAAGTGGAGCTCAACAGGAAAGTGCTTGCAGATCTAGCCATCTACGAACCAAAGACTTTTAAATCTTTGGCTGCTTTGGCCAAAAGGAGGCGACAGGAAGGATTTGCTGCTGCCTTGGGGGACGGGAAGGAGCCTGAAGGCATATTTTCCAGAGTGGTGCAGTACCACTGA